The sequence ataatgttacatttttttttgttgaaaaaattacAGTATTTAATTTATCTCTAAGAAATTGGTGTAGATGTACCCAAATATAacgatagatttttaattaagtctAACTATCTGCGTCACTGATCGAATCACTATTGGGTAAGAATCAGTAAAATTGTCGGTGACCCTTAATGGTGGTCCCTTTAGGTTACTTAAACATTTACCGGTACTCCACTGTCATCCCTTACAACCATTATTAAAAGTTCATTAATACAGTATATTGAAGTTACtgtatatacttttttattaataatattaactaaatttatatttatttgtcaaCTTCACTCTTATTATTGCTTTTTTTGTATCTCTTTATGACTATCTAACTTTTTTccttatgattttatattattatgttattaaatatattataaattaaaatatactttaaatatTATCAATTCAATTATATGTGATTCATTTGTGAACCGGTATTTATATTAGTTCAATGGTTAGTACAGTTTAAAAACATTAGTTAATTTTGCtgataattttttcattgatttttattaacTCTCGACTTTATATATGCATAAATGACACGACTGACTGTAGTATGTATTTATCTAATTGTACCCTTCTTTCTCAAACTTTGTGATTAAGCGAAGAAAGAATAACAAAAGACAAAAGTAACGAGCTTCAAAGTCAAATTCCTTACATTTTGCTTCATGGGTTGTTTCATTGGCAACTACATAGCTTAACATAGCTGTCTGCAGGTCTAGGATAGGTGGGTAACTATGGATGAATGGTGGgaggaaaaagataaatattacattttttatcagGAGTTTAGTATTTTGAGTTTTATGCACATgataaatattgaaattatcaacaaatataataaaaagctATTGTGATATGGGAGTGCTGAAAGTTGCTTCGTTATGCAAATTTTCTTAGTTTTTAGTTGATTTATTACATGCAAATTGTTTAAGGTTCCAAACTAAAAATGTTTACGACTCAAAATGGTAGTTCTTCATTGTGAGTATTGCAAGAATCTGTAACTAATCATAAACCATTAGCGCCGCTGTGCTATATATTTGGTAcgaaggaaaataaaagagactTATCTTTTGaccaataacttttttaaaaagtccaatttttaaaaatttgattattctaagATTTAAAATGAGAAATCGAAAGAGTTGatttttacaaattatgttAAGTTGCTTGCACTTCACaaattttagtaattaaatgattttttgcaTTATCAGTTATAAGTATTCCTCATGTTGCGCTCTAAGTCTAAGATGCATGTATAATCCATAAGATTTTGCTGACTACACACATTTGTAAATTTTACAAACTTTAGGAGATATACCCTACATTTTTTTTACGTTGATAAAGACGACATTGGGCTTGGGATGGCTTAACATGCGGCGCGAATTGAGGTGAAATGTTAAGGGTGTAGCGGGTTTCTTTAGGTTAGGATGAAGAAATTTATgactcaatttaattaaatttaaatgagttgttttgtattgattttttaagaataaaaataaactcaGGTCAATTTAACttgtttgtaaatattttgaattgagtTGGGTTGAATCAATaagtcaaaatatttaattttatttgtttttttttaaatgtaatatttttataagttaatttttttattaaatgaatcaaacacAATAGTTTATTAttagatttttattaaaaataaaatattgtaatattatCATACTTCAATAAGCACAATGAGAAGagtttcaaacattttttttacaaaaatcaatAAGATATTATGAAATTTACTCTTTATAAAtagatttgaaatatttatagaaattcATCTAAAATAACTTTAATAAGTAAAATCCTTATTGTTTTGATCCTCAAGTTAAATGTGTTGatatttacttaattcataTTGATAAgtctatataattaataattaataatatttgattttttaaaaatttaaaaatatatattatatattacatataataataataataataataatttaatataaattaacgagttaataattcaataaatttagatattaaaaCTCATGATTtaatcaaaaatttaaaaaatttaattgatttgataagttaaactcaaatataaaaattactcaATCAATTTAAACTGTTTGAGTTGATTTACGTGGATGAGATGCTCCCACTTAGGCCCCTAAGAAATGAACTCTAACCGTACCAAAAATAATGATGGCTGTCATTTGTATTTAACTGCTAAttagtctcatcattcttttgacTTTGACACGCAGCATTTTTCCCAGTTTGAGTTTCACATGGTTTGTTGTGAATTTAGTGCCAAAGctagaatattaaaaataaaaacttttgtaTCACGTTTGCTATATTTGTAATAAGTTGGAAGCTATATATATGGTATCTATTTTCTTCCTATTGACAAAGAAAGCCCacaatatgagaaaataaacaaaagtctAAGGCTTTTTCATCTTCTTGCTTACAAACAGTAAAATAACTGATAAATTAGTTAAACATTGAAAATTGTAAAGTTATTGAATTAGAAATATCTGATAAAATTTATCGTTCAACAAACCAATAAATTAAGATAACTAAAATAACAGAAGGATAAGTTGGTATGATTTTGTTTCATATAACTCTTttattttgtagaaaaaaatagcaaagaataaaaaaagaatttaataagttataaaCTATAAATTCAAGTGGTGTGAAAATTGTTAaacatacaattttattttaattaaacaaatttataaagctagtaaaacatatgtattttttttagagataaTCATGTTCAAGTCATTGTTAAACACTAAACATTGACACATGTCtcatggttcaaattttgattttctgCACCATAAATGACTATAACTAGATCAAACTCTTTTTCATAACTTGTaagataatttattatcttgtttttttattggtgAAAATCAAATAcagaaaatttacaataactaaCCTACGCTGATCAATTAACCATTAACTAAAAcaacttaattataatttacgGTAATAAATAGGATGAGTATGAATGAAGAACTCTGATATAAGCCAATGGCGGGAAACATGTCATTGTCACAGTGAAAGGAACTTGAGAGACAACTGTATTTTCTAAATTAGTAGCATGAAATTTGAGAGAAATAACGGAGAACAGTTGTCTCGGTAGTGATTGCTATTTACTAGGTATTAATTTAATGCAACAATGTTGTACTGAGCAACTGCATTATAGCGATGGACCCATAGTCACCCAAATGAAGCCTTAAAGTCCTTGATTGAATTTTGGAAGTGATTATTGGTATTCCATTTTAATCATTACATGTCACGTAAGGTACGTTTCCATCACGGACTTGCTTTCTAATATACCATGTGCACTAGTTTGAATGAATCCATCAACTATTACATGGCCAAAACAACTTAACAGAAGGACATCAAAACaactttgattaatttaatttctactcAAGTAAGAGACACGGAATTTAGGTGCATCTTGATGAATAGGAAACAATGCCCGAATTCTTTCTTGCAATCCTCAACCGCTTCACACATTCTATAAACTCTCTgcgacaaaaataaaagaagtgaaagagagaaaaaaaaaacccagttagaattattgataaaatgacCTATAATAGAATTTAGAAAATTTGGCAAGTAAAACGGGACCTACTTCCATGGTACATCACCGACAGGCCTCCAATTATCTTGTCTGTCCTTGTAGAACAATGAGTACTCTGATCCCGATTGGAACAGTCGTAATCCAGAAACAGATTGGCTTCctgaattgtacaataagttAAAAACATGTTActagtttaaataaaattatactaaaaattaaaaatatcttggAAGTGTGCATTATTGATCATTCTGCCTACCAAACATGTCTTCTAATTGGAGTGCTAGACTTGAGTATCCACCATGATCAAGTACACAAATTTTCCTACCAATGGTAACCCCATCCATGTTAACCTTCACATAAGCCCACCTCTCATTGCTCTGGACGCCCTCTATCTCTTCATCAAAATTTTGGTGGACGGATCTAGAATGCATTGTTCTTGAATTCTTGAGATTGAGATTGGAGTGAGGCCAATCCATAAGCTCTTCATCATACACTGATTGCAAATATAGTTTCATTAGACTATATGAGGACAGCTCGAGAAAGAGAGTGGGAAATTAATTAAGTTCAAATTGTTAATGTTACAACTTCAAAGTTAGGTATTAGTTGATTTCCTGCTAACAATGTTAGTAATATAACTCATCTCGGATGAATCATCAACATACAAATGACATTAATTACACATGACTAAACTGAATTGACTTATGAATTTTcttcttagaatttaatttctatgcaaCTTTAGTGTTTTATACTATcaacttataaaaaatcatgttggtataaattttaagataattattataaaagtcagtAAAATTATTGTACATGATAATCTTTGATAgattaatagtgtaaaaatcttttatattttttatttatatactatttactctcttttttttatcaaaaatatctGCCTAAAGGGTGTAtgagaaattagaaaaatgaagaattaaaagaatGAAGGAGGGGTGAACCCATACAGTTGGCAGAAGAATGGTAAGCTTCATGTCGAACAGTTCCTAGACTAAGACCCAGATCAATTATGCCATCATCTTGTTTTTCTTGGTAGAAAACTGAGTGCAAAGTTGAAGAGTTCAAAAGAAACCTTGATGTGTTTGATTCCATTTGGGAACTGCTGGACTTAACTTCTCAATGTAGGTATTGTTAGTCAAGGTCTAGTGAGTTGCATTTGTAGACTTTatctatttatagtgaaaaCTTAGAGTATCTAAATGAGACATGAAAGAGCACATGGAAGACAATGAAGCGTCCTCCATTATCAATCATTAAATGCACAAAGCTTATCTTCTGTTACTGTCTACATGGAACACAAGGTAAAAACAAGACACCCCAAGAACAAAGGATGGCCAAATTGATCCTAACAGAAGTTATTCTGGATTCTGCTTCCTGACATTGCTACAAATGCTCAGACTCTTTTTATGACAATATTCCATGGTGATAGAAACCCGAGGACAGCAACTGGAAAATACTAATGAACATTAAAGTGGCTCATACCAACATATAAATTCATTTAGAGTAAAAAATGGTAAGCTAATTATACAGGAAAAGCTAATAGTTCaatacttcatttatttttttaaatcagcaaagagaaatattattaagaaaaacGGTACCAGTAGTACCAATAAGTTGTAGTTACATCACTTTGgggttatattatatttgtgagTTCAGTCGTGATAATCTACTAGCAACATCTATTGtaatagtctttttttttttttttattgtatagtCGTACGGAAGATAAAATGATCTCATGTATATTATCTAAATTTCTCGGTACTTAGCCGACTCTAGTTGGTTTAGTGTAATAGTATCTGATACAGGCAGAGATGGCGCGTCTAATTTTAGAAGTATTATCATAACTTTGAAACCTATACGGTGAAtcctttttgttatttataggCTAAATGCACAATGGATACTAATGTTTGCACAACATTTCTGTGCATCATTTTATACATCGCTCCAATTCTTGCACAGGGGATCCAGTGATCCACGTGTTTAGGACATGTAAAGAAATCAATTATTATACAATACTTTGATGTCAACAAGTGATGTACTTATGCAAATGAAGAAGTGTGTgcagaaataatttcaatatGTTATACATGTCCCAAATAAGCAATACTTCTAAATATTAGCATTTTCTGTCAGAAGAAAATCCATGTCCATTTGCAGAGATTAATGAAATACTTGAATCCAATATGACATGCTTATAGGAATTCATTAACTTGCATATAAGTTTaagtttatattaaaaagtagtATATAAGTGGACTGATTATTAGGGTTTAGGgcttgaatttttaaaattctacaaGTCCTTGAGCTTATCTAAGCAACGTGGCGATATAGGCATAAAGCTCACATTTGAATATTTGTTGAGTTATCCACATATGACAGGAGTACCACTTTTCACGGGAACAGAGACCTGGTCAGATCACAGCATCCCATGCCACTATGCTTTAGCAGGAAATGtcgtttcttgttttttttttatttttaaatgtgttACAAGTAGAGAGAACAAATACTAGCGGtactaaattaaaatagatcAACTTTAATCTTGATCTCAACAAGCTGCATAGATTGGAACTATATAGAAAACGAGTTTCTGTACCTATGTGTCTGGGTAAAATATTAGCAGTCCTGGATAATAATGGAGGCATATGGTATCTGATATTTTAATACTGATAAGAAAGATATCGGTATTTTAAATGCACACtagattcaaaatttgcactttGCAGACTTAATTATTAGCAAAAGAAAACTGATCAAACTATAAAATTTTCGATTTTTATCCTCTTACTTTTTAATGGTAAAATTGGGTCCTTTCATTTGCAAAATTCGTGAATTTGGTGCATCCGTCCAAAAGGTCTCATTGACTATTAGAAACTTACGTTGACCTGTGGTGTGACATGTAACTTAAATTATTGGTTAGTTTGTAGTtctcttaattaataattaacatcaaAACCACCCTGACTCTGCAATGGCTGAATCCTAATCTTCTCCCAAAACACCAAACTCTCATTCCTCTTCAATTAAACCCACGACACTACTCCCCTTCTCATCGTCACCGTTGGAACTGAATAGAAGAGAAAACGAAGTTGAACGCGCCGTTTGGGAACAGAATCCAGCTTCGAGATCCACGATTACGAACCCTTCAACAAGGAGCAGTAGCCGTCAAATCCTAGTTCAACCATGGCCGcaagaggaggaagaagaaactcataaatttgtttctttttttaatttattttggattTGGATTGGAATGGAGACTTTGTGAGGAGAATTGAGTATAGGATCTAGATTTGTGTTGTAGATTTGGGTTAGATCTGGATCTGGGTTGTAGAGAGGGAAATCAAAGGTCATTGTGTTGCAGACGTTGTTGGTGGTGACGAACTTGGCAGTGTCGGTGGTGTTGTCGACATTGTGCGCAAGGTTAGTGGTGATTGGTGAGGGTTTGGTTTAAATCTGGATTTGGGTTGTAGAGAGGGAAATCAAAGGTCACTACTATCTCGCGAAGGTTGGTGGTGGTGCTGAACTCGTCGACGCCGGTGGTATCGTCAACGGCGTTGTGTGCCGGTGCCCAGATGTAGTGAGGCAGAATAGGGTaaatgggaaaaatgaaaataaaatttaactaacGGTCTCTAACGGTAAAATGAACACTAGAGGGATCCAATTTTGTCATTAAAAAGTAGggagataaaaaatgaaaatttcgtAAATCAGAAATATCAAAATTGCAATTAAGCTAAGAAAATTTGACACATCAACTTCTCGAGTACTAATCTTCCCCTACAACGATTGTTTCAAGTAAAACCAAGGTTGATTTAGATACAATTCTTGGTGGTGTCAAGATCAAAATCGATGCATCAAATTATTGCAAGTGACGAGTGTAAAAAGGAAGTCTCGAATTAGATGAAAATCTATAAATTGAACTAGATATAAGTAGTAATAACTCAAATTTGAtgcattaaaattttaagttgaaTGTGATGTTTAATTGGTTTGTACTTGACCCATTATTGAAGATACATCGATGGCCGTGCACTTTAATGCCTCATTGAAATGCAATAAACTTGTGTGTTGAAGAGTTCATCAACTTCTCACTGTTGACCTATTATTGATCTAGTCACTGATTGCCTCTCAAGATTTGAGTCCCCGTTAAAAAGTACCAAACTTCACAACTTAGACTTTTCAATTACAATCTGCCTTATGTGTTGAGATTCtcttaaaaatcttaataagAAGCTCTCCAAAGATTGTCCCAAACTCTTACAATTTAAGAACTTCTCACCATGTCtctcatatttaatttaagcTATGATAATAATTTCATCTCTATCcaacaaaacatatataaaaggtTGAAATATAAGACAGCAACGTTTCGAGAAGACAGCCATATAATGTGAATCAATATTCAAGGGGATGTTCAAAACTGAACGAAATCAATaactgaaaaaaaatgtatttttatttgaaattttgaattcagtttaatattttatttctagtaTCAAAATCAAACCACAACTTTAATCTAATAAAATTACTTCTTTGCTATCCCTGcataaaatctattttttccCTAACAATTGAATCAAGCCACCGACTTTGGCTACGTACGTGAGAGAATAATTCAACTgtacataattttatatatatcattaacatcacatgtaattttttgttgtcCTATTacttatgattaattaaatgtaatttttaaggaCTAACTAGAACTTAACTGgttgttagatttttttattatatcaatttgttttataatttattggttatcaaattaaaaataaattcaagtcataagaaaaataaaaataatcaatccaAAGTTCAATCTAATTTAATTACATTCAAGTCAAATTAAATTGAACCACATATTACTTTCATTAGAAAtggtaagaatttttttattttatttttttgtgtaagAATCGAATCAAAACTAACCCCTGACACCTCTAATACCTAAATGGATATGATACAAATATGTCTCTAATTTTGAAGTATCCGTGTATCATATTGTATAGGAACTCAGACCGGAGTAGTCTTGTCAAGCACACAAACCCCACTTGGTGAAACACATTTAAGAAACTCAGGCAGGTTATAGTCATGATGAAAAGTATCGTGTAAGAAATTCTGTACATATATTTTACAGAAATTGAGAGGCAATGCTGAAAAAAACAATTAGACTCCTTATAATTCCTATTTCTATATCCTCGATTGTATTCCAGAGTCCTACCTTTTGCTGCTATGGTTAGGAAACAAAAATGCTGAACCTCCTTACTCCAATGCACAAAAGGTCTCTGATCAATTCTTTTAACTTTTcttcataatttaatttaatttacctaGTAAAATAACCAAACAATTATTATTGTCTCAGTTGTCTGTACAAtcaacaacaacataggcaAGTGTTGCATAAGCTCTAACGGAATGTACAAAAGGCAATATGAGAGAGACATCTCACACCTGTTTGGAATTTAGTTATCAAGCATGATCCAAGAAGGATGTATTAGATGAAAATTGACGGTGTACATCACTTGTCGTGACAGCTAAGAAATTCAATTATACATGGATACACCTGCTCCACCGCCTGTGCTCAAAATAATCATAGAAAAGAGATCACAAAGAAAGCAGCAGTAGCAGtagggtaaaaaaaatatagactaATTATTTATGTCAAAACAAATTCTTGACACGAAAGAAACAAGCAATGCTTAA comes from Glycine soja cultivar W05 chromosome 20, ASM419377v2, whole genome shotgun sequence and encodes:
- the LOC114402103 gene encoding auxin-responsive protein IAA32-like; its protein translation is MESNTSRFLLNSSTLHSVFYQEKQDDGIIDLGLSLGTVRHEAYHSSANLYDEELMDWPHSNLNLKNSRTMHSRSVHQNFDEEIEGVQSNERWAYVKVNMDGVTIGRKICVLDHGGYSSLALQLEDMFGRQNDQ